TTTAATTCTAGTTGTTTCATCTTATATTGAGAGAGCTATTAAAAAGCGGGGAATTATTATTATTAGTAAGTTAACAGGACTAATTTTAGCAGCACTGGCAGCCCAAATGATATTTACAGGAATAAAAAGCTTCTTATTTAGTTAAAAAAAATAAAAAAGTTGGTTTATAACTCTAATAAACACTATTATTTAATTAACTTTAAAACATAGATAAAAATTATGAATAAAAAGATAGTTAAAATTGATAGTGAAAACGTTATAGACCAACTTCAAAAGTTATCCCAGAATATAATTGGGTATAAAACAAGTTATGAGTCTGTAAATTTACAAATTGCAGATAGACTGCCAAAGATTGAAGATAAAATTAATAAGAACATCAACTCTGTAACAAAGTTGCAAGAGATGATTAGTGACTCATGTACTATAGGTCATGAATCTGATGCTTTTCTACACTTTAATCAAAACTTAAATAAGACAATAAAAACCTTAGATGACAATAAGAGTATAGAGCTTGAAGCTTTTAAAGAACTTAAAGAGACAATTGAACAACTAAACACTACTATTAAGAGAATTATCAATGTTGATGAGATATCAGAAAAACTAAAAGTTTTTGCTATAAATTCAATTGTTTATGCCCAACAAAATGGAGAGAGAGGAAGAGGTTATCAATTTATCTCTGAAGAATTTGTTAAGTTATCTGAAGATCTAGCTAAAAGTACAAAAACAATTAAAGGTGTAGGAAAAGATCTAGAAGAACAATCATCATCATTATTAAAAATTTTAGAAGATTATAATCAACATAGCATAGAGAACAACAAGTATATAACTGATAAGTATAAAACTATTCAAAATAATCTAGAAAAAGATATCAAGGAACTTTACACATCATTAGATAGTTGTACCTCCCATCTAAATAATCTAAAAAAGCCTATTAATAATATTATGTCTATGCTTCAAGGGCAGGATATAATACACCAACAAATTGATCACATTATTAAAAATATAGAAGAGTCTATAGAGGTTTTAACTCAAAACAGTTTATTACTAAATTCGCCAGATAAAGATTCGAAAGAGTATGTAGACATAATCGCACTACTAAACTTTCTATTTATTACTATCGAGAAACAACTAAAACGTACAAAAACAGACCTTCTAAAAATGATTGGTAGGTTAGAAGACCCTATAAAAAATATTGAAGAAACAGTAAATATTGTTATTAAGGATCGGGGTCTTTTAGATAAGAACTACAAATCTTTAGTTTCTAAGATCTTCTCTAAACCCTTGGATACTATTCAGAAAGTCTCTAAAAGAGTAGAAACAAACCAGATTAAACAAAATAATATTGTTTTTAAGCTTAAAGAGATTGAGGATCTGATGCTTAAACAGACCCAGCTTTCAAAGAAGTTTGCCCCTCAAATGGAGATGATTAAAAACCTACTCTTTTTAGCTAATGTAGAACAGAAACGAAACCAATTAAGGATAGACCTAGATAGTAGCAATAGTGTATTTAATGAGTCTACATTTACTGAGTTAGAGGAAGTTATAGAGAAAACTGGTAGTTCTCAACAAGATCTTACAAAAAAAATTGTTACAGTAGTCAATATTTTTAACTCCCAAGAGGTTAATATTCAAAAGAATAGAGTGGGTCTAAACTCCTCTGGAGACGATCTTAAAAAAACAGAAAAAGTATTTTATCAAGACTATGAAGAGTATCATAGGCTTACTAATGAGTTAAGCAGTGAAATTATAAATTATAGAGAACTTTTTGCAAAATTACGGGAATTAGATAATAATTTGTATGAAAAGATAAATATCTTCTCAAGCTTAAAAAACATAATTATTAATATTACAGAGGATAAGGATATATTAGGAGATCTTAATAATAATGTATTTAGAGGTACAGTTATACAGAGGGTTTTAGATAGTTTAACAGTGGATGAAGAGAGAGTTACAATTTTGGAAGAATTTCCAGAATTGGACATAGAAGAGACAACAGGTTCTTCTATAACTCTTTTTTAAAGATATACAATAATAGGAGAGATTATGAAAACAATATTTGCAGTAGATGATTCGGCAACAGCAAGGGCTTCTATACAGTACACTCTAAAAAGAGAGGGGTTCAACGTAGAGTTAGCAGTAGATGGTGTTGATGCATTAAATAAAATTAGTAAATATAGTGGCGATATAGATGTTTTTCTTTTTGATGTGAATATGCCTAACATGGATGGAATAACTCTTATAAAGGAAGTGAGAAAGCTTAACAATCATAAGTTTACCCCCATACTATTTTTAACAACTGAATCCCAGGAGTCAAAAAAGATGGAGGGGAAAGCAGCAGGTGCAAGTGGTTGGATTGTTAAACCCTTTGAACCTGATGTGTTTGTGAATATTATTAAGAGATTTACTACTTAGGTTCGCTTAGAACTGCTCTATTTCTATAGATGTAATCAAATCCTGATAATAGAGTTAAAATAGTACATATATAAAATAAGATCATTGCTATAGGAAAGCTAGTTACCCTTGTTATTAGAGGGTTAAAACAAAAAATTATGACAGCAACCATCTGAGTTGCTGTTTTATATTTCCCTAGAGATCCTGCTGCGATAACAATCCCATCGGAGGCTGCTATAGCTCTAAAGATACTAACAATTAACTCTCTAGATATAATAATAATAACTGCCCATCCTGGAATGATTTGTAGCTCTACTAAACATATAAATGCAGATAGTACTAATAACTTATCAGCTAGAGGGTCCATGAATTTCCCAAACTTTGTAACTAAATTTCTTGATCTTGCGATATAACCATCAAAAAAGTCAGTTATAGACGCTAGGATAAATATTCCTCCAGCAATTAAAGTTGTAACATCAGAACCACTTAATAAAAAAAATACAAATAATGGAATCATAAATATCCGACTCAATGTCAGTTTGTTTGCTAAGTTCATAGAACCTCCATATATAATTTATAAACTTAAGAAATATAGCATAGTTTCATATAAATTGTAATAGCTCTATATTTTTAATTAATTATATCCCCTATCCAGGTTAGCACATCACGGTATATGAATTATCTAATACTCCTCATTTTATTAAAAACCTGGAGGGAGGAAACTCCAGGTAACTATATATATTTTTTAAATGCTCTTTAATACTATTATTCATATAAATAATTTTTGTTGGTTATCTCTTTGTAAAAGAATTGTAAACAGTGTAAAACAGATGTTTATATTTAGATTAAAGTAGGTATACTTTAATAAAACGAGGTAACAAAATGAAAAAAATACTTATTATTGAAGATGAAGTAGGTGTTCAAATAACCCTTGAAGATAGATTAGTTGCCGAAGGTTACAATGTAACTATTAAAGGGGATGGAATAGAGGGAGAAAATGAAGCAAAAACTGGTAAGTACGATATTATTCTACTAGATATTATGCTCCCTAACCGAGATGGATTTGCAATTTGTGAAAATATTAGAAAGGCAAAAATCCAGGTTCCAATTTTAATGCTTACAGCAAGAAATACAGACTTAGATACTGTACTAGGCCTAAGACAGGGGGCCGATGACTACTTAGCAAAACCCTTTGTTATGTCCATACTAATAGCCCGTATAGAAGCTCTACTTAGACGTTCTACAATAAATAAGGGGGCAAAGAATGTTGAATCAAAGATATTTTTTGGAGATTTTGTTCTAGACCAGGAGTTAGGGGAACTTTTTTGTTCCAATGAG
Above is a genomic segment from Thiospirochaeta perfilievii containing:
- a CDS encoding methyl-accepting chemotaxis protein, which encodes MNKKIVKIDSENVIDQLQKLSQNIIGYKTSYESVNLQIADRLPKIEDKINKNINSVTKLQEMISDSCTIGHESDAFLHFNQNLNKTIKTLDDNKSIELEAFKELKETIEQLNTTIKRIINVDEISEKLKVFAINSIVYAQQNGERGRGYQFISEEFVKLSEDLAKSTKTIKGVGKDLEEQSSSLLKILEDYNQHSIENNKYITDKYKTIQNNLEKDIKELYTSLDSCTSHLNNLKKPINNIMSMLQGQDIIHQQIDHIIKNIEESIEVLTQNSLLLNSPDKDSKEYVDIIALLNFLFITIEKQLKRTKTDLLKMIGRLEDPIKNIEETVNIVIKDRGLLDKNYKSLVSKIFSKPLDTIQKVSKRVETNQIKQNNIVFKLKEIEDLMLKQTQLSKKFAPQMEMIKNLLFLANVEQKRNQLRIDLDSSNSVFNESTFTELEEVIEKTGSSQQDLTKKIVTVVNIFNSQEVNIQKNRVGLNSSGDDLKKTEKVFYQDYEEYHRLTNELSSEIINYRELFAKLRELDNNLYEKINIFSSLKNIIINITEDKDILGDLNNNVFRGTVIQRVLDSLTVDEERVTILEEFPELDIEETTGSSITLF
- a CDS encoding response regulator, with amino-acid sequence MKTIFAVDDSATARASIQYTLKREGFNVELAVDGVDALNKISKYSGDIDVFLFDVNMPNMDGITLIKEVRKLNNHKFTPILFLTTESQESKKMEGKAAGASGWIVKPFEPDVFVNIIKRFTT
- a CDS encoding response regulator transcription factor; this translates as MKKILIIEDEVGVQITLEDRLVAEGYNVTIKGDGIEGENEAKTGKYDIILLDIMLPNRDGFAICENIRKAKIQVPILMLTARNTDLDTVLGLRQGADDYLAKPFVMSILIARIEALLRRSTINKGAKNVESKIFFGDFVLDQELGELFCSNELIPLNTLEYRLLLYLTKNCNAIISRDQLLDDVWGYETETNSRTVDVHIAKLRAKLGESELPKHIQTVRGRGYKFKI
- the pgsA gene encoding CDP-diacylglycerol--glycerol-3-phosphate 3-phosphatidyltransferase, translating into MNLANKLTLSRIFMIPLFVFFLLSGSDVTTLIAGGIFILASITDFFDGYIARSRNLVTKFGKFMDPLADKLLVLSAFICLVELQIIPGWAVIIIISRELIVSIFRAIAASDGIVIAAGSLGKYKTATQMVAVIIFCFNPLITRVTSFPIAMILFYICTILTLLSGFDYIYRNRAVLSEPK